Genomic DNA from Peribacillus simplex NBRC 15720 = DSM 1321:
CAATTAAAATGAGGTGGTTTTTTTATACCATTTTTTCAATATAATTACAAAGAACTAGTTTTTTAAATAAAAAGGTTTATACAGTTCACCTTATGGGTATAAGAGACTGTGCATATAAAAAATTAATATATTTGTAAAATTTGTAATTGTATGCGAATGATGGAGGTGCTTGTTATGTTAAAAATCGAAAATGTATCGAAAATCTATAAGGGAGGAAAGAAAGCTGTAAAGAATATATCATTGGATATTAAAAAAGGAGAGTTCATTTGCTTCATTGGTCCGAGTGGATGTGGTAAGACAACGACAATGAAAATGATTAACCGGCTTATCGAACCATCTGAAGGCAAGATACTTATTGATGGTGAAAATATTATGGATAAAGATCCAGTCGAGCTAAGAAGACAGATCGGGTACGTTATCCAGCAAATCGGACTTTTCCCTCACATGACGATTCTTGAGAATATCACCCTCGTTCCAAAACTTCTTAAATGGAATGAACAGAAGAAAAAGGAACGCGCACTGGAATTGCTTCAGCTTGTCGATATGGGACCCGAATACTTGGAAAGGTATCCCTACGAATTGAGCGGCGGGCAACAACAAAGGATAGGCGTTCTCAGAGCACTTGCTTCCAATCCTCCACTCATTTTAATGGATGAACCTTTTGGCGCACTAGATCCAATCACCCGCGATGCCCTTCAGGAGGAATTTAAAAATCTGCAGCGCACACTTGATAAAACAATCGTTTTTGTTACCCATGATATGGATGAAGCCATTAAGCTAGCCGACAGGATCGTCATCTTAAAGGCTGGTGAAATCGTCCAAGTGGGAACACCGGATGAAATCCTCAGAAACCCAGCCAATGAGTTTGTGGAAGAATTCATCGGTAAAGATCGTTTGCTTCAAACAAGACCCAATGTTGAGTTGGTTGAACAAATCATGAGTCGAAATCCAATATCCATTACAGAGGAAAAATCCCTTACCGATGCTATTACGATCATGCGCAAGAAAAGGGTCGATTCTTTACTTGTGGTGGATGAGCAAAATGTTTTGAAAGGGTTCGTAGATGTTGAAACGATCAGTGAATATCGAAAAAAAGCTAAATTTATCAGTGAAGTCATCATTACTGAAGTCTATTCTGTGAAACAGGACACTTTAATCCGCGATTCTGTTCAAAAGATTCTAAAACGAGGTTTCAAATACGTGCCAGTAGTTGACCAGAATAAACATTTGGTAGGAATTGTAACTAGGGCTACATTGGTCGACATCGTATATGACAGCATATGGGGAGAGGAAGAAAATCAAGTGGCAGAAATGGCAGAAATGATTTAGGAGGTGTATGAGATGGAAACAATGCTCGATTTTTTACAAACGAACTGGCAAGAATTGATTTATAAAGCATGGGAGCACTTATATATATCCATGATCGCTGTTTTCCTTGGAATAATAGTCGCTGTACCACTAGGGATTATGTTGACGCGAATGAAAAGGAGCGCTTCGCTAATAATCGGAATCGCAAACATTATGCAGACTTTGCCGAGCCTTGCAGTCCTAGCCTTTTTCATTCCTTTCCTTGGCGTTGGTAAAACACCCGCAATTATTGCGTTATTTTTCTATTCCGTTTTACCCATACTCAGGAATACATACACAGGCATCAAAGGCGTAAATGAAAATCTGCTGGAATCCGGCCGCGGCATCGGGATGACAAGCTGGGAGAGAATTCGACTGGTTGAATTCCCGCTTGCACTTTCCGTCATTATGGCTGGTATCCGTACGGCTTCCGTCTATTTAATTGGATGGGCCACCTTAGCTTCCTTTATTGGAGGCGGGGGACTTGGAGATTACATTTTTATCGGTTTGAATTTATACCAAACAGAATATATCATCGCAGGTGCAGTTCCGGTAATCATCATGGCTATCCTGGTGGATTATGTATTCTCGATCATAGAACGAAAAGTCGTACCAAAAGGATTGAAAGGTATGAAGGAAGTTGCTTGAGGAGGATTATCATGTATAAAAAAATAAGAAGTACAATTTTAATGGCCCTTTTAGTTTGTTCATTAATGATCACCGGCTGTTCCTTGCCTGGTTTAGGGTCATCTTCTGAAACTACTGTTAAGATCGGTGCCCAAAGCATGACCGAATCCGAAATCCTGGCGAACATGATCGCTCAACTCCTTGAAAGGAATACGGAACTTGATACGAAAATCATCAAAAATCTAGGTTCGAATTTCGTTCAGCAAAAAGCGATGGAGACCGGTGATATAGATATAGCCGCAACTCGATATACAGGGACTGATTTAACGAGTGTCCTGGGACAGGAAATCGAAAAGGATCCAGTAAAGGCGATGGAAATTGTTCAAAGGGAATTCAAAGAACAATATGGGTTCAAATTTTTTGATTCTTATGGATTCGATAATACTTATGCATTTACGATTTCAAACAAATTGGCAGAGGAAAAAGGGTATCAGAAAATATCTGATCTGGAAAAGGATGCAGATGATTTAAGGTTAGGTGTAGATAGTGCTTGGCTGAAAAGAAAAGGGGATGGTTATAAAGGGTTTGTCGATACATATGGATTGGAGTTTGGGGAAACTTATCCGATGCAGATTGGCTTGGTATACGATGCAGTTAAAAATGGACAGATGGATATTGTCCTTGCATATTCCTCAGATGGACGGATTAAGGTTAATGATTTGAAGCTTTTAGAAGATGATAAACAATATTTCCCACCATATGACTGTTCACCGGTCGTTACCGAAGAATTATTGGAACGATATCCTGAAATTGAAGATGAACTTAACAAGTTACTTGGCGAAATCACTACAGAAACCATGCAGGAACTGAACTATGAAGTTGATGGGAACTTGAAGGAGCCATCGGTCGTAGCATCGGAATTCCTTAAAGCACATAATTATTTTGAATAAATGGGAGGTGCAAACTAATGGAAACCTTGCAACAACTGGGAACTTATTATTCACAAAATTGGATGTATGTACTTACTGAATTTTATCGTCACTTTTTAATGTCCGCTTACGGGGTTTTATTTGCAGCAATTGTAGCCATCCCGATAGGCATTTTCATTGCGAAACATAAGAAATTGAGTAATTGGGTATTTTCGATAACGAATGTTATACAAACCACACCAGCATTGGCTATGCTAGCTCTCCTTATGCTAGTAATGGGGTTAGGAACAAATACGGTAATCTTATCATTATTTTTATATTCCTTACTGCCAATCCTGAGGAACACTTATGTAGGAATTACAAGTATAGATCATGCTTATTTAGAATCTGGCAAGGCAATGGGGATGACAAAGCTGCAGTTACTAAGAATGGTCGAACTGCCATTATCTCTGTCTGTTATCATGGCTGGCTTACGTACAGCGCTTGTCGTTGCAATTGGAGTAACTGCTGTCGGTACATTCGTAGGGGCTGGCGGACTGGGGGATATCATTGTCAGGGGAACGAATGCTTCAAATGGAACGGCAATCATACTTGCAGGAGCAATCCCGACGGCATTGATGGCCATTCTCTCAGATCTTTTACTCGGATGGCTGGAACGAATCCTTTCACCGATAAAAAAGAAAAAAATTCATACTGCCTAAAACAAATCAGGATAATAAAAGAGCCATTGCATTGTTAATGTAATGGCTCTTTCTTGTGCAGAAAATAACGATTACCGATTAGAAGTCAGAAGCTGAGACTGGCAGACATAGTTTTTTATTTCAGAAAAAGGGTAACTATAAGGATAGTCGTAAAAAAATATAAGGGGAATCAATCATGAAACTTACACCAGAGCAACGTATTGAACTTCATGGCTTTAATAATCTTACGAAATCTTTAAGCTTTAATATGTATGATATTTGTTACACAAAAACCAGGGAAGAGAGAGAGGCATACCTGGATTATATCGATGAACAATATAATGCAGATAGGCTTTCGAATATCTTGCACAATGTTTCTGATTTAATAGGGGCGCATGTTTTAAATACGGCGAAACAGGATTATGTCCCTCAAGGCGCCAGTGTAACCATTCTTGTTTCAGAAGGACCTGTCGTCGAAGTACCTACGGGAACTTATGAGGAATCACCTGGGCCTTTACCTGATAATGTGGTCATGCAACTGGATAAAAGCCATATTACCGTACATACATACCCTGAATACCATCCAAATGAAGGCATTAGCACATTCAGGGCCGATATCGATGTCTCTACTTGTGGAGAAATATCTCCTCTTAAAGCCCTTAATTATCTCATTCATTCCTTCGATACCGACATTATCACGATTGATTACCGTGTAAGAGGCTTTACAAGAGATAAAGATGGGCGGAAATTGTTCATTGATCACGATATTAATTCAATCCAAAACTATATTCCTGATGAAGTAAAAGGTTTATATGACATGATTGATGTGAATGTATACCAAGAAAATATATTCCATACAAAATGTAAGCTGAAAAGATTCGATATTAACAATTACTTATTCGGTTATTCAGAGGAAAAGCTGAATAAAGAGGAAAGGCAAGAAATTATAGAAAGACTTCAAACGGAGATGGATGAAATTTTTTATGGTGCCAATGTTCCACATCCAATAGAAAAAAACAAGCATGCCGATTAAGGGATGCTTGTTTTAATTGAAAAGTTAATTTAAATGGAAAACCTGAACCAATACATACCCAAGACAAGTCAATAAGATAGAGCCGATCAGTCCAGCTATAAAAGGTTTACCGCCATATTTTCTAAATGTTACAAGGTCAATATTCAATCCTAGTCCTGCCATGGACATAGCCATGAGGATATAGGAAAGCATAACAAGTTTATCGGCTACTGGTTCAGGAACTGCACCAGTAGAGTAAAGGGCACTCAATAATAAAAATCCAAAAATAAACCACGGTATCTGATTGGACTTCCAAGAAAATTTCTTTCCGGTATTTGTTGATCGTTCTTTCCAATTCATGATGAATCCAATTAAAATGGCAACTGGAATGAGCAGGGCCACCCTAGTCAATTTGACCACCACCGCCAAGTCGACTGCCTCATTTCCCCCTGGTGCTGCTGCAGCGATGACGTGAGCAATTTCATGGAGTGTCGCACCCGAGAAAATACCATATCCATTATCGGATAACTCCAATAATGGATATAGGATCGTATATCCGAAAGTGAAGGTTGTACCTAAAACAGCAACCGTCGCTACAGCTATAGCTGTATCTTTTTCTTTTGCTTTTATTTGCGAGGAAATTGCCAGGATGGCAGCAGCTCCACAAATTCCCGTTCCGCAAGCTGTCAATATTCCTAGCTTTTTCTCAACTTTAAATATCCGGGTCAATCCATAAACTACTAATATAGCAAATACAAGACTAATGGCACCAACTGCAAATGTTTTCGGACCGGCATTAATAATATCCTTTAGGTTCAAGCGCATTCCCAATAAGATAATGCCCATTCTCAAAAGGATTTTACTTGAATAATTTGTACCTGCAACGGCGTAAGCAGGGACGCCAATTATCGATTTCCAAACAACACCAATCAGTATAGCGATGACTAACTGTCCCATTATATGAAGGAATGGAAGCTCTGCTAAGTATTTTGCTGCAATGGCAATTAGCAAAGTCAATGCAATTCCTTTAGTAAATCCAAGTTTTTTTGTTTCAACGTTTGTTTGTTCCAGTGTGATCACTCCATCTATGTTGATGCCTTAACTTTAAAGCTTAATTAAAAATAAGTGAAATATATTTTTGCTATTTCAATGATTACTTCTACTTATGATAAAATGAAACGCATAGGTAAATAGGGAGGTAACCATGGATCCGTTAAAAGTATTCGTCACCGTAATCGAACAGAAAAACTTTTCTAGAGCAGGGGATATCCTGAACTTGTCGCAGCCAGGAGTCAGTCTTCACATAAGGAATCTGGAAAATGAGTTAGGAACGAAATTAATTTATCGTTCTCCAAAACAAGTACAAATAACAGAGCCGGGAAAAATTCTGTATAGACATGCAAAGCAAATGCTTAATCATTATGAGACAGCAATAAGAGAAATAAATGAATTTAATAACGTGGTTAGCGGAACGATGAAAATAGGTGCAAGCTTCACGATAGGGGAATACTACCTTCCAAAAGTTTTAGCAGAATTTGCGGCTCAATATCCGATGGTGGACATACAAATCATCATCTCAAATTCTAATGAAGTCATTCAAGGGATACGATCGAATAAGCTTGATATCGGCTTGATTGAAGGTGAAACGGACTATAAAGATATAGATGTCAGACCATTCATGAATGACGAGATGATCGTCGTCGTCCCCCCGGTTCATCCACTTTCACAGATGGATCTCATCGAGGGCACTTTGCTCCAAAACCAAACATGGGTACTTAGGGAGGAAGGATCGGGAACCCGTACATATTCCGATAAACTTCTGAGCAGTATGGAATTAAACATAAAGAAAACCTTTATTTTCACCAGTATCCAAGGAGTGAAAGAAGCGGTGATGGCTGGGCTTGGCATTGCTCTGTTATCACGATTGACTGTACAAAAAGAACTGAAGTCCAATGAATTGAAAACCTTTCATTTGAAAAATGAACCCATTATAAGACCTTTTTCAATCGTGAAAAAGTTAGACTTCGAAGCATCAAAAGCCATGGAGTTGTTTTTAAGGAAGGTCGAAGAATTTGCGATAAAAGGGCAGTCCTAAATAAAACTCCTAAACATTTGCTCATCCTTTCATTTTCAATGAGGAGGATGGGCATTTTTAACGACGAAATATTTTTAATTTTACTGAAAACGTCGAAAGTATTTTGGAATATGTCAATCATTAAATGAATTTTACGTATTTTCACATAATGGTAAACATATAAATTAAATAGGTAGTCTCCAGGAAGTTCTAAGTCCCTGTAGACTTGTCCTGATATTAATAATCTTAAAAGGAGCAACCACATTGGCTATAGAGGAGCAGAAAGATAAGCGGATTTCT
This window encodes:
- a CDS encoding betaine/proline/choline family ABC transporter ATP-binding protein (Members of the family are the ATP-binding subunit of ABC transporters for substrates such as betaine, L-proline or other amino acids, choline, carnitine, etc. The substrate specificity is best determined from the substrate-binding subunit, rather than this subunit, as it interacts with the permease subunit and not with substrate directly.), encoding MLKIENVSKIYKGGKKAVKNISLDIKKGEFICFIGPSGCGKTTTMKMINRLIEPSEGKILIDGENIMDKDPVELRRQIGYVIQQIGLFPHMTILENITLVPKLLKWNEQKKKERALELLQLVDMGPEYLERYPYELSGGQQQRIGVLRALASNPPLILMDEPFGALDPITRDALQEEFKNLQRTLDKTIVFVTHDMDEAIKLADRIVILKAGEIVQVGTPDEILRNPANEFVEEFIGKDRLLQTRPNVELVEQIMSRNPISITEEKSLTDAITIMRKKRVDSLLVVDEQNVLKGFVDVETISEYRKKAKFISEVIITEVYSVKQDTLIRDSVQKILKRGFKYVPVVDQNKHLVGIVTRATLVDIVYDSIWGEEENQVAEMAEMI
- a CDS encoding ABC transporter permease gives rise to the protein METMLDFLQTNWQELIYKAWEHLYISMIAVFLGIIVAVPLGIMLTRMKRSASLIIGIANIMQTLPSLAVLAFFIPFLGVGKTPAIIALFFYSVLPILRNTYTGIKGVNENLLESGRGIGMTSWERIRLVEFPLALSVIMAGIRTASVYLIGWATLASFIGGGGLGDYIFIGLNLYQTEYIIAGAVPVIIMAILVDYVFSIIERKVVPKGLKGMKEVA
- a CDS encoding osmoprotectant ABC transporter substrate-binding protein; translation: MYKKIRSTILMALLVCSLMITGCSLPGLGSSSETTVKIGAQSMTESEILANMIAQLLERNTELDTKIIKNLGSNFVQQKAMETGDIDIAATRYTGTDLTSVLGQEIEKDPVKAMEIVQREFKEQYGFKFFDSYGFDNTYAFTISNKLAEEKGYQKISDLEKDADDLRLGVDSAWLKRKGDGYKGFVDTYGLEFGETYPMQIGLVYDAVKNGQMDIVLAYSSDGRIKVNDLKLLEDDKQYFPPYDCSPVVTEELLERYPEIEDELNKLLGEITTETMQELNYEVDGNLKEPSVVASEFLKAHNYFE
- a CDS encoding ABC transporter permease is translated as METLQQLGTYYSQNWMYVLTEFYRHFLMSAYGVLFAAIVAIPIGIFIAKHKKLSNWVFSITNVIQTTPALAMLALLMLVMGLGTNTVILSLFLYSLLPILRNTYVGITSIDHAYLESGKAMGMTKLQLLRMVELPLSLSVIMAGLRTALVVAIGVTAVGTFVGAGGLGDIIVRGTNASNGTAIILAGAIPTALMAILSDLLLGWLERILSPIKKKKIHTA
- the speD gene encoding adenosylmethionine decarboxylase, with product MKLTPEQRIELHGFNNLTKSLSFNMYDICYTKTREEREAYLDYIDEQYNADRLSNILHNVSDLIGAHVLNTAKQDYVPQGASVTILVSEGPVVEVPTGTYEESPGPLPDNVVMQLDKSHITVHTYPEYHPNEGISTFRADIDVSTCGEISPLKALNYLIHSFDTDIITIDYRVRGFTRDKDGRKLFIDHDINSIQNYIPDEVKGLYDMIDVNVYQENIFHTKCKLKRFDINNYLFGYSEEKLNKEERQEIIERLQTEMDEIFYGANVPHPIEKNKHAD
- a CDS encoding YeiH family protein — protein: MEQTNVETKKLGFTKGIALTLLIAIAAKYLAELPFLHIMGQLVIAILIGVVWKSIIGVPAYAVAGTNYSSKILLRMGIILLGMRLNLKDIINAGPKTFAVGAISLVFAILVVYGLTRIFKVEKKLGILTACGTGICGAAAILAISSQIKAKEKDTAIAVATVAVLGTTFTFGYTILYPLLELSDNGYGIFSGATLHEIAHVIAAAAPGGNEAVDLAVVVKLTRVALLIPVAILIGFIMNWKERSTNTGKKFSWKSNQIPWFIFGFLLLSALYSTGAVPEPVADKLVMLSYILMAMSMAGLGLNIDLVTFRKYGGKPFIAGLIGSILLTCLGYVLVQVFHLN
- a CDS encoding selenium metabolism-associated LysR family transcriptional regulator; the encoded protein is MDPLKVFVTVIEQKNFSRAGDILNLSQPGVSLHIRNLENELGTKLIYRSPKQVQITEPGKILYRHAKQMLNHYETAIREINEFNNVVSGTMKIGASFTIGEYYLPKVLAEFAAQYPMVDIQIIISNSNEVIQGIRSNKLDIGLIEGETDYKDIDVRPFMNDEMIVVVPPVHPLSQMDLIEGTLLQNQTWVLREEGSGTRTYSDKLLSSMELNIKKTFIFTSIQGVKEAVMAGLGIALLSRLTVQKELKSNELKTFHLKNEPIIRPFSIVKKLDFEASKAMELFLRKVEEFAIKGQS